The genomic interval CTGTTCAACTATGTTGCGTCCTGGCGTTAATATTCCCTTTGGTCGCCTACTTTACTGCCTTGAGTCGATCACCCGAAAAACACCAATCAAGAAAAGTGGGGGAAATTTTGAGATACGATGGACCAGATGGAAAAGAAACGGCTCGATCTAATGTCAAACCACCTGCACGAGGATGGATGGAGAAGTATAATTGGACACCAATAGCCCATGGTGTTTATGACTTTTTGATAAACCCTGTGGAAAAGTGCAAGGTAGGAAATGGTAATTTTACACTTCTGATCTTGATCAAGTCAGCGGCTTCTCACGCATCACACAGGGCAATCATCAGAGAAACATATGTCAGGTGTATCGAGATGAATAACATATCAGCCAGGATGTTCTTTATCCTGGGAACTACTACGAACGACACCTACCGCGAAGGTATCAGGCGGGAAGCTGACCTACACGGAGATATCCTACAGGCGGACTTCGCCGACAATTACTACAACCTCACCATCAAGTTAATCATGGCTTTCAAGTGGGCGGCCACCTTCTGCAACAACAATGAGTTCTTGATGTCGGCGGATGATGATGTCGTCATGGACATATCAACCCTTGTCCAAGACTTAAGGGCTTTGCCATTGGAGTATCGTTCAAACCTTTGCTTGGGTGATCCTATAATCGCCAGTAAGCCAATACGAAACGTGAGAAGCAAATACTACGTCCCGAAGGAGATGTATCCGGAAGATACCTACCCAACGTATCCGAGTGGTCCCGGATACGTGCTATCGCAAGATGTTGTACGAGGACTTTACGATGCTTCAAAAGGATTGCTGCCTAGGACACCAACTGATGATGTTTACAGTGGATTTCTTTTGAAGGCACGAGGCATTCACATGGTAGATATGATTACACTCTTCCCTTTACTTCATCCTGAACGAAGAGGTTTCATAAATGATAAAGATTACTTGTATTTTATGGCCCAACTATCCCTAAAGGAAATGAAGAGTACATGGAACGACTACAGCAGATATTGTATATCTACTGAACTCGTACACGGAACAACCTCTAACACGACACTCATCCTGAAAAAGAATCAAATTAATGGAATTTTCGTTCCTGAATTATTAAAGGAATAGAGAATGAGTTTGTACAATATCATTTCATAacgtgacaaaaaaaattgctttcagcatttatgaaataaaataattacagCGTTAGGCGTAACATATTATAGGAGTGAATTCAATTGATTTGGACCGTGTTACCTCATAAGATAACCATTAAACCTTTGAAATAAATGTGAGCAAGAATAttatttaagtttttgaaaatgtACAGCAAAATTTGCAGTGAATTTTCGTCAAATATTGTTAGGAATTTCAAGGAACCTTTATATCTTGGATAATATTAGGCTTCATAAAAAATCGAAAAAAATTtcttttgtaacattttttgttcatttcatgtaaatacacgatattttttaatgtatgttTAGTCCATTTCACATGTTCGTCCAGCTTTCAGTTTGTTAGATGATAATTTAGTAGATTTCGGGCTGTGATAATATGCTCgtattgatttatatatttaaatgtgataaatttcaataataataataattactattattcttaataatttgaataaataaattttaagtAATAttgctgtaggcctacatattttaTCATGCTTTCTATCTGGCAAATTGCTCTCGAACCACAACAGAGCAGTTACATAATATCAAAACTTATTGTTTggtctaaaaaaacaatatttgttgGTGGAGTGCATCTGTTGCTCTGGATAATGAGTATCCGGTCCATTGGACATGGTGGCTCAGTTGTATATAGAGCACCGTCCTCATGAACGGAAAGTTATGGGTTTGATCCACGGCCGagtcatacaaaaaaaatggatcTTCTGCGGATCTGCTTTCTTGACAGGCTCTAGGTGTATtagaatggagaagggtaataaggGCCCGATGGGAAAACAGTTCATGAGAAAGAGGGCTGAAGTTGCTACCCTGcctgaatgatgatgatgatgatgatgataatgatgatgatgataatgatgatgatgatgataatgaggatgatggtgatgatgatgatgatgacgatgatggtgatggtgatgatgatgataatgaggatgatgatggtgatgatgatgatggtgttgatgatgatgatgatgatggtgataatgatgatgatgatgatgctgttgctgctgctgctgctgatgatgataatgatgatgatggtgctgttgctgctgctgctgctgatgatgatgattattattattatcactattatttacAAAAAGAATTTGTCTAGATTGCGAGCATAATATATAGACAGGCAACACTTTATAAAGCATTGTCTGGTACAATGAAAAGGTACACATGGCTAATTAATTGAGTACAATTATACAAATCTATAATACAACACCACTCGAAACAATCACAGTAGAATGAAAAGAGGATCGATACTTTGGGACTATTCATATCGACGAATCCTCTCCATTACATTGAATCCAGTGCGTTTTTCTATCTATCGCTTTGTTTTGTGTGGCAGGGAAAAAAGTCTATATTATAATGACATGAATGAGGTGTCTTCCCAGGGAGAAGGGCAAAGGTGTTATCAAACTAAACTTGTTTTTTCATGTAATTTTGGTGAATATATACTTGGAGGTGTCAATAATGATGGCCAGATGTTTTTTTCCCGAGGTGTTGTGTTTTAGAAGTTTTGAGAATATATATTTGAAAGAGAAGggagggaagagagagagagagagggggggggtgataaaTGAGTTATACGCCAGAATAAATATCATTGTGAGCATTATCTGATAGGGGAATATATAATGGCATTTATCCCATCCGGTACAGATTTTCAACACTTCACAAATACTATTTACAAATTGCAGCTCATACCGCTCCACACGTCTGTTTAAAGCAATGTATTTCACTATTCCTATTCATTATGAATAACCTGATATCAAGAAACGTCTATGATGGTATACTCAATAATTTATTGGAGCATACCAgcaaaattaattgtttatttgtatTGAATAGCGAGCTTTAATTTCAAATGATGTTTGAAAGTATAAACATTAGACAGATGTTAAATCATTGAAGTGTTCTACCCAAATATCTTTGTAAATTATGTATATCTATGTAAATTATTATTCTATTATGTAATCGTCACAATTTgtaattctttcatttatttttgtatttctttatattcaccATGATTACtgtgtttcatatattttcaataaatgcagaaacacctgcaaaaaaaaataattgcaataaATAGGACCAGTATATAAATAAGAAAGGGTCTTTTCCTAAATATATGGTTCTCAATCTATGCAAATGAAACACGAAAGACTGGTGAATAGAGTATGAATGCAGCTGGTGATTCTTCTGGAATATGGATGTTATCGAACGAGGAAGGTCATTTGAAACTTAATCAAAGATATGTATTATAACTATATACATACAATTTCCTTATGACGTTGTATCTTTAAACCATGAATGTGCGAGGGTATAATTGCAGCCAGTGGCGAATCATTCCGGGGCTGGGCACTGGGGcatgggcaaaaaaaaaacgggggaaaggaaaacaaataggGAGAAAGACTAAAAAaacgtaataatgataataatagccaatttttatatagcgcttctcccagaatggctcaaagcgcgttacagcatattattaccccggtcattgtattcatttcaatccagtggggggggggggcaggggggggggcaagctgccccccctggcggagctcaccgggaaaaaaaaaccgggaaaaaaaaaggggggggagaaagggaaaggtaagaaaaaagggaaaggggaaaggaaaagggaaaagaaaaatcagaaaagacataaaaaagggaaaacggaaagataacgggaaaaggaaggaaaaaagaacaagtgagaaaatACAATTCggcccgatatacaaatacattagcatgataagtaagacagggaaataaattaaatatgacaaaaaggcaaacaaaagcgggaaataaaggcagaatggaattagccaaaatttaaattggaaaataaagaatagggacaagataacgtacactaccgggctgctgaggattgagataacgagcgggaagaaaaatggatggtatatagcataatgtcgtatatgaaagtctatcataaacttgctaaatctccaaaggctctgtccaagagtcaagaccccgtgcagtgggggctcttcatctgtaacctttaatgggttctataacgggcccctatatgaaCCCTTCCTgtattaagctttacgttgaagcactggcgtaccggggagggggggggggtggttccacagccaaggggaaataaaagaaaataaaggaggcagcgaaatgagatgaatgaaaaaaaatatatgacacgatatttgctataatgatgtaaaaatatatcacataattagaatttatattttaacaggccatttttttctggctcgcttctctcgctggcgactttttataaattttcccacatttgttatggtgtgcccctcacaatatttggatgataacgatacacaactgcattgaatttgtgttgtgttaaagctttataaatatacacgcaatttgattaaaataagtggccatctgtaaggctttgatatcaagaggttccggggctctgcatgccctggaccccacccataaagcactgttatatggatgagtttgggccatggcccccaaaagttctacaaccaaacaaaaaaatgaggcaagaaaggaaagtgtattatatttttctgaatatcacgttaaaatctatcttcatgttagctgattctcatgaaaaaggtgattttttttaatctcgctcgcttcgctcgctcgggacctatatcaagctacttcttgccagaagcgccatactcagccccctcgagcatatagagcttcgccctgatgctcacaatcataacaaaaatcctgttcaccgtggcgtacaaaaaaagagagaaaaaaggaaagagaggagggtgaaatgtgatatcatctttttaacattatgtcaaaatctatctcaaaattggatttttacccgatacgccatatcgccccctcaaaatttttgccttatgacgccattgcctgttccatgatatgactgggacatttttggctcttgcccccccccccccccctggccaccgacccctgttacgccgctgtttCAATCCCGcatgaaaagtgcacaatttccactccctggagagcattccttgcattcatcgcagcctcattatggcgctggcaaattcaaacatacaataactttcacatcctgccgggtacccatttagcacctgggtcgagagtggcaaagtgtggattaacgccttgccaaagatGACATGTGCCCGGACAtgtggcagccatcttggatttatgcaaattgtcCTAGGATCCCCATAGGAACAcggatcaagaaaaaaacttcatcggaaagaacatttctaggttcggAAAATGTATGTTTGAATGGATATTGTATCAAGGAGTGTCCAGGTTACCTTCTGATATTAGGAACTGTACAACTCTTTATCGGTTTAAAGTGCAATGTAAAAAATACCTCTTTGACAATCTATTATCTTAGTTAAATTAGAAAGTTTTTTCTTCCATAGAGTCTattatgttttacatgtatctcgTAGTTGGCCACCCTAGTCATGTGtgtttgcgtgtgtgtgtgtgtgtgagtgtgtttgtgtttatgctgacacttgtttaatgtacattttgtacatatttgtagtcgatatatctgtttattatgtattctcctttgtcattttatacaTTTAGATCTACATCTTATTTAGAGGTATAGGGCCCCACTCACAAGCTGTGCTTCTTCGGGGTCCTAGAAAACCGTTCATATTgtatcatgtattcttttgtaccATCTGATCATTGATTTGTACTCATAATATGTCTGgtttttgaataaattgaacttgaacttggaTATGAAATAGAGAATTGAGCAGAACTAGGAAGTGGGCACTTGGCACTCCATAATTATAAAGATATTATTTCGCCGCTCCGCTAAAGTGATAATTTGCTATCAGGGGCATGCATAATCGTGGCCGGGGAACTTTCAATTAGCTAGCTAGGGGCTCAGCGCACAGAGAAAACTCACATGTGTTTTCGACGTCGCGGAACGTGAGAATAGTGTAGTGTTAGAAAAACTGCCCGAAATGGCCTTTTCTTCCTCAAAATTAGTACTTAACGCTGTCAGCAGGGCTGTTTGCAATGGAAGACAGTTCAGTAGTTTCAAATTATCCTCCAGATATTTGCTGAAATCATCACAAGAATGTCAAACACCGCGTACCTTGTCACGATCGATGTGGAATTTGTGCACCAGCGGCAGCCGGCGAAACTCAACGGGGAACCGCGGGGACGACACGTTAGGACCGCTGGTAGGTGGTACTGGAGCAACACGGGTTTCTTGGCCAAGTAAAACCTGTTCCTGCGGCTGTAAAGGCGCTTGCCTGCATACTGAAGGTAATTATATAGATCTAGTGTAGAAATTGTGTTGATGTGCAATGATTCATAGCAGGAATCCCCTGCCTTAGACTTAGTCGAATAAGCTGGCAGccggcagccgtctgtttcgaggagtttttaaacattttttattttcttagagttagatttagtttttcgtacacagacggctcgctatcgtgcagccaccattaggggacttacagtgcaaaatccccccgacggggcttatcgatttttgtctttatttcatattgaaaaagAATTGTACCAAAAtagagattattattccgttttggcctgaaatgcaccaaaacgggggaaaataaacttaaaaggggaaaaaacagtgacttacttcggatgtcgcgcaacttcacttccttgttttatccgaacttaagtacataaacatatggccattgagtcccctgtagctgtacagatcgcgctagaacttcggtctctgtatttggtgagtggagccaacggatcAAGTTCAGCGGAACTGGAAATGTAATTTTGAGCGTATTTTCTGTGAGACCCTGCTTGGTcttagccaggaggctcctagagagtaaaaatcatttactaacgtatgcttaccctccacggagccagggattgcgtcccattcatgtgcgtgttccaaaaaaaaccaacagattttctactttccttctaaaagatctagccctaaatcatgtaaatgggatacaacgtcatttccgacatttctaccatattgatttcatttttaaacaagaactcattaaaaaaaacgaaaaatatgaaaaaactgGGAAAACTTGCACGTTGTTCACActgccatcttgtttcttattgaatattgttcttcgccaacgcCACACAACGCTGCAGATGCATATCGAGGATATGTAACGTTAGCAAAGAACAATAAGAAACAACTTTTGTATGGATAGGATCATaggataaatatttttaaatttatgacCATTTTATAACCGATAGGTGCACTATCATTAGATTTGAGTCATGTAATACAAATGGGGCGAGTTCAAGACACATAGCCCTATCCAAGTCCCACTGTCCCAGACTGAGGGATAACAActatttgtgaaatttagcaaatcTTGAAAATGACATCACtgttttacatctgatttttatgaaattttcagtgtgtaatttttttaattctttttttaatcaatcaaCTTGATGACTTTTAGATGGGCAAGATCAATCAGGACAATGTTCTAATTACAAAAACGTCTAAATGTATGTgtaattttgaaacttttgttaCCCCTCTGTACTTTCAAATGATTATATCacaccatcgtcatcatttgt from Lytechinus pictus isolate F3 Inbred chromosome 2, Lp3.0, whole genome shotgun sequence carries:
- the LOC129283061 gene encoding beta-1,3-galactosyltransferase 1-like, encoding MWRQLTIKKAVQLCCVLALIFPLVAYFTALSRSPEKHQSRKVGEILRYDGPDGKETARSNVKPPARGWMEKYNWTPIAHGVYDFLINPVEKCKVGNGNFTLLILIKSAASHASHRAIIRETYVRCIEMNNISARMFFILGTTTNDTYREGIRREADLHGDILQADFADNYYNLTIKLIMAFKWAATFCNNNEFLMSADDDVVMDISTLVQDLRALPLEYRSNLCLGDPIIASKPIRNVRSKYYVPKEMYPEDTYPTYPSGPGYVLSQDVVRGLYDASKGLLPRTPTDDVYSGFLLKARGIHMVDMITLFPLLHPERRGFINDKDYLYFMAQLSLKEMKSTWNDYSRYCISTELVHGTTSNTTLILKKNQINGIFVPELLKE